One genomic segment of Microbacterium sp. ProA8 includes these proteins:
- a CDS encoding NADH:flavin oxidoreductase/NADH oxidase, with amino-acid sequence MSRLFTPLSLRDVTVRNRLWVSPMCQYSAVEGVPLEWHHTHLAQFASGGAGLIVAEATAVSPEGRISADDTGLWNDEQRDAWAPIVDAIRRRGAVAGVQLAHAGRKASTWPPFSGRRGSVAASDGGWTTVAPSAIAFDGFAEPVALDLDGIDRVVADFAAAARRAVAAGFQVLELHAAHGYLLHQFLSPLSNHRNDEYGGSLENRARLVLRALDAVTDAAPGVPVIVRFSATDWADGGWDADETATVAGWAAERGADFFDISSGGLVAHQQLTTGPGYQVDLAARVRREAGVPVNAVGMIDDAAHAERVLAEDAADAVMAGREWLRDPHYALRAAAELGADIDYWPKQYLRARR; translated from the coding sequence ATGAGCCGCCTTTTCACCCCTCTCAGCCTGCGCGACGTGACGGTGCGCAACCGTCTGTGGGTCTCGCCGATGTGCCAGTACAGCGCGGTCGAGGGCGTGCCGCTGGAGTGGCACCACACCCATCTCGCGCAGTTCGCGTCGGGCGGCGCGGGGCTCATCGTGGCCGAGGCGACGGCGGTGTCGCCGGAGGGTCGGATCTCCGCCGACGACACCGGCCTGTGGAACGACGAGCAGCGCGACGCGTGGGCGCCGATCGTCGACGCGATACGCCGCCGCGGCGCAGTGGCTGGCGTGCAGCTCGCGCACGCCGGACGCAAGGCCTCCACCTGGCCGCCGTTCTCGGGCCGGCGCGGAAGCGTGGCAGCGTCGGACGGCGGCTGGACGACCGTGGCCCCGTCGGCGATCGCGTTCGACGGCTTCGCCGAGCCGGTCGCCCTCGACCTCGACGGCATCGACCGCGTCGTCGCCGACTTCGCCGCGGCGGCCCGCCGCGCCGTGGCCGCGGGGTTCCAGGTGCTCGAGCTGCATGCCGCGCACGGCTACCTGCTGCACCAGTTCCTCTCGCCCCTGTCGAACCACCGTAACGACGAGTACGGCGGCTCGCTCGAGAACCGCGCACGGCTCGTACTGCGGGCGCTGGATGCGGTGACGGATGCCGCCCCCGGCGTTCCGGTGATCGTGAGATTCTCCGCCACCGACTGGGCCGACGGCGGGTGGGATGCCGACGAGACCGCCACCGTCGCGGGCTGGGCGGCCGAGCGGGGCGCCGACTTCTTCGACATCTCCAGCGGCGGACTCGTCGCCCACCAGCAGCTCACCACCGGTCCGGGCTACCAGGTCGACCTCGCCGCCCGGGTGCGACGCGAAGCCGGCGTGCCGGTGAACGCCGTCGGCATGATCGACGACGCCGCCCACGCCGAGCGCGTGCTCGCCGAGGACGCGGCCGACGCCGTCATGGCCGGCCGCGAATGGCTGCGTGACCCGCATTACGCGCTGCGGGCCGCCGCGGAGCTCGGCGCCGACATCGACTACTGGCCGAAGCAGTACCTCCGCGCCCGGCGCTGA
- a CDS encoding ADP/ATP-dependent (S)-NAD(P)H-hydrate dehydratase — translation MVRTWTRADAAHALRRPTADDDKYSRGVLGMRTGSQPYPGAAVLGVEAAWRTGIGMVRYLGPDRPSDLVLARRPETVTADGRVQAWVIGSGTDAAARPPGEADALRSLLSDTDPVVVDAGALDLAAEATAPRILTPHDREHARLRSALGLGHAPADRAAAARETAEATGAVVLLKGAVTVVVAPDGWTATIQSGTPWLATAGTGDVLAGVIGALVAGAVARGESTDAASLAALAASGAWLHGRAGAVAATGASVARAPSSPPFGDGPITALDVAEALPRAVAETLAH, via the coding sequence ATGGTGAGGACGTGGACGCGGGCGGACGCCGCCCACGCCCTGCGCAGGCCAACGGCCGACGACGACAAGTATTCCCGAGGCGTACTGGGTATGCGGACGGGCTCCCAGCCGTATCCGGGTGCGGCGGTACTCGGTGTCGAGGCCGCGTGGCGCACCGGAATCGGCATGGTGCGGTACCTCGGCCCCGATCGTCCGAGCGATCTGGTGCTCGCCCGCCGGCCCGAAACGGTGACGGCGGACGGCCGCGTACAGGCGTGGGTGATCGGATCGGGAACGGATGCCGCCGCCCGGCCGCCCGGCGAAGCGGATGCGCTGCGGTCCCTGCTGTCCGACACCGACCCCGTCGTGGTCGACGCGGGCGCGCTGGATCTGGCCGCCGAGGCCACCGCGCCGCGCATCCTCACGCCGCACGACCGCGAGCACGCGCGGCTGCGATCGGCTCTCGGGCTCGGGCACGCGCCCGCGGATCGCGCCGCTGCGGCGCGCGAGACGGCTGAAGCCACCGGCGCGGTCGTGCTGCTCAAGGGTGCGGTGACGGTCGTGGTCGCGCCCGACGGCTGGACCGCGACCATCCAGTCGGGCACGCCGTGGCTCGCCACGGCGGGCACGGGCGACGTCCTCGCCGGGGTCATCGGCGCGCTGGTCGCCGGCGCTGTCGCGCGCGGGGAATCGACGGACGCCGCGTCTCTCGCGGCCCTCGCCGCCTCCGGTGCCTGGCTGCACGGGCGAGCGGGGGCCGTCGCGGCCACCGGTGCGAGCGTCGCCCGCGCGCCGAGCTCGCCGCCGTTCGGCGACGGACCCATCACGGCGCTGGACGTCGCGGAGGCGTTGCCGCGCGCCGTCGCCGAGACGCTCGCGCACTGA
- a CDS encoding thiamine-binding protein, which translates to MLVAFSVAPSGTGNADGSVHDAVAAAVRVVRDSGLPHRTTSMFTEIEGEWDEVFDVVKRATDAVAPYGSRVSLVLKADIRPGYSGELDGKIERLEAAVDRQQAAGELG; encoded by the coding sequence ATGCTCGTCGCCTTCTCCGTCGCACCCAGCGGAACCGGCAACGCCGACGGATCGGTGCACGACGCCGTGGCCGCCGCGGTGCGGGTGGTCCGCGACAGCGGTCTGCCGCATCGCACGACCTCGATGTTCACCGAGATCGAAGGGGAGTGGGACGAGGTCTTCGACGTCGTCAAGCGCGCCACCGACGCCGTGGCGCCCTACGGCTCGCGGGTGTCGCTCGTGCTCAAGGCCGACATCCGCCCCGGGTACTCGGGCGAGCTCGACGGCAAGATCGAGCGCCTCGAAGCGGCGGTGGACCGGCAGCAGGCCGCAGGCGAGCTCGGCTGA
- a CDS encoding MFS transporter, protein MWALLSLAVGSFGIGMTEFVVMGLLPNIAEDLLPSLWATRSEDAIAQAGWLISLYALGVVVGAPTIAGAVAKYPRHRVMIGLALALTVFNALTFLAPTFEWVAASRFLAGLPHGAYFGIGALVAAEVLGPGMRAKGVAFVLTGLTVANVVGVPLGTYLGQQVGWRAAFMVVAAIFAAATILIAFFVPEHPGDPSRTMRAELKVFRIGQVWLALGVGAIGFGGFFAVYSYVAPLVTEVAGSPEWVVPIVLVVMGLGMTVGNLVGGHLADVDLKRTLVGGLMGLAVVLALLALTAPWIWALGFFVFATGFVASALSPTIQTRLMDVAQDNQSIAAALNHSALNIGNSLGAFLGGVVIAAGWGFIAPAWVGVALAGAGLVLAVASIAAERRRALVAV, encoded by the coding sequence ATGTGGGCGCTCCTCTCCCTCGCCGTGGGCAGCTTCGGCATCGGGATGACGGAATTCGTCGTCATGGGCCTGCTGCCGAACATCGCGGAGGACCTGCTGCCGTCGCTGTGGGCGACGCGGTCCGAAGACGCGATCGCGCAGGCCGGCTGGCTCATCTCGCTGTACGCGCTCGGCGTCGTGGTCGGTGCGCCGACGATCGCGGGCGCGGTGGCGAAGTATCCGCGTCATCGCGTCATGATCGGGCTCGCGCTGGCGCTCACGGTGTTCAACGCACTGACATTCCTCGCGCCGACGTTCGAATGGGTCGCGGCATCCCGCTTCCTCGCCGGACTGCCGCACGGCGCGTACTTCGGCATCGGCGCTCTGGTCGCCGCCGAGGTGCTCGGCCCCGGCATGCGGGCGAAGGGCGTGGCGTTCGTCCTGACCGGCCTCACCGTCGCCAACGTGGTGGGCGTGCCGCTCGGCACCTACCTGGGGCAGCAGGTGGGCTGGCGCGCCGCGTTCATGGTGGTCGCGGCGATCTTCGCCGCGGCGACGATCCTCATCGCGTTCTTCGTGCCGGAGCACCCCGGCGACCCGAGCCGGACCATGCGTGCCGAGCTCAAGGTCTTCCGGATCGGGCAGGTGTGGCTCGCGCTCGGTGTCGGCGCGATCGGCTTCGGAGGCTTCTTCGCGGTCTACAGCTACGTGGCTCCGCTGGTGACCGAGGTCGCGGGCTCGCCCGAGTGGGTGGTGCCCATCGTGCTGGTGGTCATGGGCCTCGGTATGACCGTCGGAAACCTCGTCGGCGGACACCTGGCCGACGTCGACCTCAAGCGCACCCTGGTCGGCGGCCTCATGGGGCTCGCCGTCGTGCTGGCCCTCCTGGCCCTGACGGCGCCGTGGATCTGGGCTCTCGGGTTCTTCGTGTTCGCGACCGGTTTCGTCGCGTCGGCGCTCAGCCCGACGATCCAGACCCGTCTGATGGACGTCGCGCAGGACAACCAGTCGATCGCTGCGGCGCTCAACCATTCCGCGCTCAACATCGGCAACAGCCTGGGCGCGTTCCTCGGCGGCGTCGTGATCGCCGCGGGCTGGGGCTTCATCGCGCCCGCGTGGGTGGGCGTGGCGCTCGCCGGTGCCGGTCTCGTGCTCGCCGTGGCGAGCATCGCGGCCGAGCGGCGCCGAGCCCTCGTCGCGGTCTGA
- a CDS encoding NUDIX hydrolase, giving the protein MPQPTPADRALQALNDSIGGARTRRPADATDPAIPVAATVVLLRDSSRGLEVLMIERPDRGSFAGAWVFPGGKLEVDDRGAADEPEEATARAAAVRETREETGLAVDPGTLVTLSCWDPPPGLALRIRTWFFVAPAAVGVLALSPDEAVASEWVRPADALARHGRGEFTLYPPTWVTLHGLAGHSDTASVLGAARLGGVQRFETVAHRGGDGPVLLWQGDDEWDPDAAAAASGSRHRLEIGALPWRYERTDGAGLRRR; this is encoded by the coding sequence ATGCCGCAGCCGACGCCCGCCGACCGCGCGCTGCAGGCGCTGAACGACTCGATCGGCGGCGCCCGCACGCGTCGTCCCGCGGACGCGACCGACCCCGCGATCCCCGTCGCCGCGACGGTGGTGCTGCTCCGCGACAGCAGTCGCGGGCTCGAGGTGCTCATGATCGAGCGGCCCGACCGCGGGTCCTTCGCCGGTGCCTGGGTGTTTCCGGGCGGCAAGCTCGAGGTCGACGACCGCGGCGCGGCGGACGAACCCGAAGAGGCGACCGCGCGGGCGGCGGCCGTGCGCGAGACGCGCGAGGAGACCGGCCTCGCCGTCGACCCGGGCACGCTCGTGACGCTGTCGTGCTGGGACCCGCCGCCGGGACTGGCGCTGCGGATCCGCACCTGGTTCTTCGTGGCGCCGGCCGCGGTGGGCGTGCTCGCGCTGTCGCCCGACGAGGCGGTCGCGTCCGAGTGGGTGCGTCCTGCCGACGCGCTGGCACGGCACGGCCGCGGCGAGTTCACGCTCTACCCGCCGACGTGGGTGACGCTGCACGGCCTGGCCGGTCACTCCGACACGGCTTCGGTGCTCGGTGCCGCGCGGCTGGGCGGCGTCCAGCGCTTCGAGACGGTCGCGCACCGCGGCGGCGACGGACCCGTGCTGCTGTGGCAGGGGGACGACGAATGGGACCCGGATGCCGCGGCTGCGGCATCCGGATCCCGTCATCGCCTCGAGATCGGCGCCCTTCCGTGGCGCTACGAGCGCACGGACGGAGCCGGCCTCAGGCGCCGATGA